In Streptomyces sp. NBC_01231, the sequence CCCGGGCCCGGACCCGGACTAGGAATCCGGACCCGGACTAGGAACTAGGACGACGGCCGCAGGCCGCAAGCCGTGGCTCGGCGGCTCAGGGCGCCCCGTGCCCCGATCCGCTTCGCTCCGGGCTGATCAGCCCCTGCCGATAGGCGACCGCCACCGCCTCCGTGCGGCTCGCCGCGCCCAGCTTGGCGAGGATGTTGGAGACGTGGACGCTCGCAGTCTTGGCGCTGATGAACAGGTCCTCGCCGATCTGCCGGTTGCTGCGGCCGAGGGCGAGGAGCCGCAGGACATCCTGTTCACGGGCCGTGAGGATCGTGGTGCGGGCGTCGGCGCCCGGACTCTGAGCCAGACGTCCGCGGCGGATCAGGGCGTCCACCTGCTCCAGCAGAGGCGTGGCGCCCAGCCGGACGGCCGCCCCCCGGGCCTCGCGAGCCGCCACGCCCGCCTCCTCGCGCCGCTCGCCCGCCAACAGGGCTTCCGCGAACCGCACTTGGCAGCGCGCCCGCTCGTACACGTCACCGAAGTCGAACGCGTCGACCGCCCTGCCCCAGGCCGCCGCGTCGGGCCCGGACACCGCCCGCGCCCACTCCGCCTCGGCCCGCGCCAGCCACGCCTGTCCCTCCGGCCCCTGCGGTGTGCCGTCCCCGCCGCGCACGGACGAGACCCGGGCGAGGTCGCGCAGTTCGGTCGCGGTGTCCGTCCAACGGCGCGTCTGCGCCTCGTCACCGGTCGACCGCAGCGCGGCGGCCCGGTCGGCGACCGCGGACAGGACGAGGGCGGCCAACCGGACCGTGACGTCCGGCGCTCTGCCCGCGTCGTCGGTGAGGGCCGCCACCGTGGACCGCATCCGCTCCACGGCAGCCTCCGGCGCGCCCCGCTGTGCCGCCGCGTCGGTCAGCACGATGCCCGCGACCATCGTGCCCATCCAGTCGAACGGCCCCTCCAACAAGGCCTCGGCCCGGTCGGCGGCCGTGCGGTCACCGCGTGCCAGCGCCGCGTACAGCGCGGGCCCGGCCGTGTACCCGCCGGCCGCCGGAAGCAGCGCGGCGTCCGCGGCCGCCGCGCGTACGCACTCCTCCCAGCGGCCCAGTGTGTAGAGCACCAGCAGCCGCAGGTAGCGCATCTCCAACGGATACGTCGAGGACAGCAGGCCGGCACGGCGGGCCCGGTCGAGCCCCTCGGCCAGCCACGGCAGGCACTCGTCGAGGTCACCGGATTCGAAGCAGCCGATGGCCAGGCTGAACAGGGCGCGCAGTTCCACCAGTGCGTTGCCCGAGCCGCGCGCGAGATCCCGGGCCTCCCGCAGCCGCTCCCGGCCCTCCGGCGTCCGGCGGCCACCGCCCTCCAGGACGGCCAGCGAGATCAGCAGATCGGCCCGCGCGTCGGGCATGTCCAGCCGCTCCGCGACGCTCAGGGCCTCCCGGGCCACCCGCAGCGCCGTGTCGTATTCCCCGACCTGGCGGGCCGCCAGCGCATGGGTGGCCGCCGCCCACACCCAGGTGCGCGACGGAGGTTCGGCCGGGATCATGGCGAGCGCCTCGCTGCTGTACCGGAACGCCGCCGTCAGGCTGTCGACGCTGATCAAGTTGTCGGCGAGCGTGTACCGCACCCGGGCGGCCAGCTCGGAGTCCGCGTCCTGGCCGACGCCCGCGAGCGCGGCGCGGGTGAGGGCGACCGCCCGGTGCAACTGTCCGGCGTGCGCGGCCGCCGCCGAGGCGCGCAGGGTCAGGGTCACCCGGTCGACGCCCTCGCCGGTGGGCCGCGCGGACGGCTCCACCGCCGACCACAGGTCCAGGGCCGCTTCGAGGTGCCGCAGTTCCTCGGCGGGCGCGCCGAGCGACCCGGCGTGGCCTGCCGCCTCCAACGAGGCGGTCAGCGCCTCGGCCAGGTCATGGCTCTCCCGGTAGTGGTGGGCCCGCTCCGCCGCGCTCTCGGCACGACGGCCCCGCCCGGCGAGCAGCCGGGCGAACGCGCCGTGCAGCCGGGCCCGTTCACCCGGAAGCAGATCGGCGTAGACCGCCTCGCGGGCCAGAGCGTGCCGGAAGGCGTACGTGTCTCCGTCCCCGGAGACCAGCAGTTGTCGGCCGATCGCCTCCCGCAGGGCCGACTCCAGCTCGTTCTCCGGAAGCCCGACCGTGTCCCGCAGCAGGTCGTGCTCGACCCGGCGGCCCGCCACCGCGGCCGTGCGCAGCACCTGCTGGGCGGTGTCGGACAGCTGCTCGAAGCGGATCAGGAGGACGTCCGCGAGGCCGCTGGGCACGCCCCCGGCCTCCGTGTCGGTGGCCGCGAGCAGCTCCTCCGCGTAGAAGGCGTTGCCCTCGGCGCGCTCGACGATCCGCCGGACCGTGGCGTCCGGCAGCGGACTCGCCCGCAACGCGCGCACCAGACGGGCCACTTCGGGATCGGCCATGGGCCGCAGCTCCAGCCGCTCCACGGCGGGCAGCCGGACCAGCTCGGCCAGCAGCGGACGCAACGGGTGGCGGCGGTGCAGGTCGTCCGCCCGATAGGACGCGAACACCGCGAGCCGGTGGGTGGGCGCACCGCCCGCCGACCGCTGGAGGATGCCCCGGCTGAGCAGGAACCGCAGCAGGTCCCGGGAGGACTGGTCCGCCCAGTGCAGGTCCTCCAGGACGAGCAACAGGGGCGCGATGTCCGAGAGGCCGGTCAGCAGCCCCGCGATGCCCTCGAACAGCCGCAGCCGGCCGCCGGTGTCCCGGGCCGTGTCCGTGCCGCCGCCCAGCAGCCGGTCCACCACCGGATGCGTGGCGAGGACGTCCGCGAACCGCTCGTCGGCGGCGAGCAGACCCAGGATCTCGGTGAACGGCAGATACGGCAGACCCACGTCACCGAGGTCGACGCAGTGCCCGGTGAGTACCGTCATCCCGGCGCGGTCGGCCTGACCGGCGACCTCGTCCAGCATCCGAGTCTTGCCCACGCCCGCGTCCCCGGCGATCAGGACCGCCCGGGCCTCACCGCCCCGGGTGCGCTCCAGCACACCGGCGAGGCGGGCGAGTTCGTCCTCCCGGCCGATGAGTGGTGCGGTGCTTGGGATCGTCGGCACGGTTCCATCCTGGTACGTGGCACTGACAGAGCTTCTGTGGCCGAGGGCGCCCGGGCCGGCCGGTGAGGTGGCGGGGCCCGGCACTCACTGCCGCAACGCCCGAGCCCAGTCGGCCGGCACCCGCCCCGCGGGGCCCGGCGTGGGCTGGTCCGCGGGATGACTCGCCGGCGGTGCGAGCTCCGGCCCCGACTCGTACAGCTCGTTCGTCGCGAAGTTCCAGTACCAGCCCTCGCCCGGCTCGAAGCTCTGCACCAGGGGATGCCCGGTGGCCTTGTAGTGGCCGGTCGCGTGCTGGGCGGGGGAGGAGTCGCAGCAGCCGATGTGCCCGCACTGCGCGCAGCGCCGCAGATGGAACCACCAGCCGCCGGCCGCGTCGCACTCCACGCATCCGGCGCCGCTCGGCGGGTTGGCCGGGTCGAGGCCGTCGATCGGGTTGTCGCTGGTCATACGGTCTCCTCGGACGGTGTGTCGGTGTCGGGCTCCGCGGCTGTGAGCGGCAGCAGGACCTGGAAGCGGGTGTCGCCCGGCTCGGACTCGACGTGGAGGGAGCCGTGGTGCTTGTTGACGACGATCCGCCAGGAGATGTCCAGGCCCAGCCCGGTACCCTCGCCCACCGGCTTGGTGGTGAAGAACGGGTCGAAGATGCGGCCGCGGATCTCCTCGGGCACCCCGGGCCCGGTGTCGCGGAACTCCACCAGCAGCCGGTCGTGTTCGAGCGCCGTCCGTACCGTCAACGTCCCTTCTCCGCCCGCGCTGTTGACGGCCTGGACCGCGTTGTCGATCAGGTTGGTCCACACCTGGTTGAGCTCCGCCGGGTACGCCGGCACCTTGGGGACCGTACGGTCGTACTCCTTGACCAGCTTGATCCGCGGCCCGATCTTGCCCGACAGCATCAGCAGGGTGCTGTCGAGGAGTTCGTGCACGTCGGCGACCTGGTAGGGGGCCCGGTCCAGCTGCGAGTACTGCTTCGCGGCGTCGACGAGATGGGAGATGCGGTTGGTGGAGTCGTTGATCTCGTCCATCAAAAGCTCGGTCTCGACGGTGTAGTTGAGCCAGCCGATCGCGTTCGGCAGGATCTCCTCGTCGACGGCGGCCGCGACCTGGTCCAGCCAGTCCGCGTCGAGACCGGCCTGGACGAAGGTGGGCGCGATCCGCCAGCCGTCCGCGATGCCGTGGTCGTCGAGCCAGTCCGTGAGGGCGTCCTCCCGGTCGGAGGCCTCCAGCGGGCTCAACGTGGGGGCCTTGGCCACGCGTTCGGCGGTGCGTTCCTGGATGTCGATGAGGTTCGCCAGGGCCTCGGGGGAGTAGGAGCCCTGGGTGATGACGGCGAGTTTGTGCCGCATCTTGCCCACGCGTTCCCGCAGGGTCGCGGTCGCCCGCACGGCCGCGGCGGCGGGGTTGTTGAGCTCGTGCGTGAGTCCCGCCGACAACGAGCCCAGCGCCAGCAGCCGTTCGCGCTGTCCGATGGCCCGCTGGGTGCTCTTCGCCCCGAAGAACAGTCCCTCCAGCAGATGAACCGCCATCGGGAACCATTCCTGCATGAAGTCCGAGAACTTGTCCGCGGGCAGCACGAAGAAGCGCGTCGGCTCGGTGACCCGCATCGAGTTGTTGTACACCTGGCGCACCCGGTCACCCAGGTACGCCTGCATGGATCCGGCGTACACCCCGCGCTGGGAGGTGCGGCTGACCTCCACGTCGTCGCCGCCGACCCGCCGGTAGAGCACGACCGTGCCCTCGAGCATCACGTAGAAGCAGGTGGCGGGGTCGCCCTCGGTGTAGACCGGGCCGGGCTCGAACCGCTCCACCCGGCCCTGGCTGCACAACTGCCCGAGCTGCTCCGGGGACAGCTTCTCGAACAGGAACAGCGACCCGACCTCCCGCGGGCTGCACGGCATCGGCTGCCCGCTCACGACTGCTCCAGATACCGGTGGACGAGCATCACGGCCATGGCTCCCTCTCCGACGGCGGACGCGACCCGCTTCGCGGACTCGGCTCGGGCGTCGCCCGCTACGAACACGCCCGGGATGTTGGTCTCCAGGTGATACGGGGGCCGGTCCAGCTCCCAGTCGGCCGGTGGCCGCCCGTCGGGGGCCAGATCGGGACCGGCCAGGATGAACCCGTG encodes:
- a CDS encoding AAA family ATPase; amino-acid sequence: MPTIPSTAPLIGREDELARLAGVLERTRGGEARAVLIAGDAGVGKTRMLDEVAGQADRAGMTVLTGHCVDLGDVGLPYLPFTEILGLLAADERFADVLATHPVVDRLLGGGTDTARDTGGRLRLFEGIAGLLTGLSDIAPLLLVLEDLHWADQSSRDLLRFLLSRGILQRSAGGAPTHRLAVFASYRADDLHRRHPLRPLLAELVRLPAVERLELRPMADPEVARLVRALRASPLPDATVRRIVERAEGNAFYAEELLAATDTEAGGVPSGLADVLLIRFEQLSDTAQQVLRTAAVAGRRVEHDLLRDTVGLPENELESALREAIGRQLLVSGDGDTYAFRHALAREAVYADLLPGERARLHGAFARLLAGRGRRAESAAERAHHYRESHDLAEALTASLEAAGHAGSLGAPAEELRHLEAALDLWSAVEPSARPTGEGVDRVTLTLRASAAAAHAGQLHRAVALTRAALAGVGQDADSELAARVRYTLADNLISVDSLTAAFRYSSEALAMIPAEPPSRTWVWAAATHALAARQVGEYDTALRVAREALSVAERLDMPDARADLLISLAVLEGGGRRTPEGRERLREARDLARGSGNALVELRALFSLAIGCFESGDLDECLPWLAEGLDRARRAGLLSSTYPLEMRYLRLLVLYTLGRWEECVRAAAADAALLPAAGGYTAGPALYAALARGDRTAADRAEALLEGPFDWMGTMVAGIVLTDAAAQRGAPEAAVERMRSTVAALTDDAGRAPDVTVRLAALVLSAVADRAAALRSTGDEAQTRRWTDTATELRDLARVSSVRGGDGTPQGPEGQAWLARAEAEWARAVSGPDAAAWGRAVDAFDFGDVYERARCQVRFAEALLAGERREEAGVAAREARGAAVRLGATPLLEQVDALIRRGRLAQSPGADARTTILTAREQDVLRLLALGRSNRQIGEDLFISAKTASVHVSNILAKLGAASRTEAVAVAYRQGLISPERSGSGHGAP
- a CDS encoding UBP-type zinc finger domain-containing protein is translated as MTSDNPIDGLDPANPPSGAGCVECDAAGGWWFHLRRCAQCGHIGCCDSSPAQHATGHYKATGHPLVQSFEPGEGWYWNFATNELYESGPELAPPASHPADQPTPGPAGRVPADWARALRQ
- a CDS encoding ATP-binding protein; the protein is MSGQPMPCSPREVGSLFLFEKLSPEQLGQLCSQGRVERFEPGPVYTEGDPATCFYVMLEGTVVLYRRVGGDDVEVSRTSQRGVYAGSMQAYLGDRVRQVYNNSMRVTEPTRFFVLPADKFSDFMQEWFPMAVHLLEGLFFGAKSTQRAIGQRERLLALGSLSAGLTHELNNPAAAAVRATATLRERVGKMRHKLAVITQGSYSPEALANLIDIQERTAERVAKAPTLSPLEASDREDALTDWLDDHGIADGWRIAPTFVQAGLDADWLDQVAAAVDEEILPNAIGWLNYTVETELLMDEINDSTNRISHLVDAAKQYSQLDRAPYQVADVHELLDSTLLMLSGKIGPRIKLVKEYDRTVPKVPAYPAELNQVWTNLIDNAVQAVNSAGGEGTLTVRTALEHDRLLVEFRDTGPGVPEEIRGRIFDPFFTTKPVGEGTGLGLDISWRIVVNKHHGSLHVESEPGDTRFQVLLPLTAAEPDTDTPSEETV